Within the Cotesia glomerata isolate CgM1 unplaced genomic scaffold, MPM_Cglom_v2.3 scaffold_28, whole genome shotgun sequence genome, the region CTATTGCACAATCCACCACGCTTGGTTGGATTGTCTATGGAGCTGTCACCGCTAAACACGCTTCAACATCACACGCAGCACTACATGCGTCAGTAGATACTGAATTACAAGACGCTATCGCTAAGTTTTGGGAACAGGAAGAAGTTCCATCAGGAAATTCACCGCTCAACACCGCTGAAGAAGACGAATGTGAAATTCACTTTCGTCAAACGCATTATCGACAGCCTGATTGACGCTACGTAGTGAGATTACCGCTTAAGGCCCTTGAGAGTCAACTTGGCGACTCTATCAACGCAGCTATGGGGTCACTCCGCAGATTAATAACTCGCTTGTCGCGAGAAAGAGAATATTCTGACATGTATCGTGCATTCATGGCAGAATACATTCAGCTAGGACACATGGTACGAGTACCAGTCAACGAATTGCCCGCAAACGCTTATTTCTTGCCTCACCATGGGGTATTGAAGCTTGATAGTGCCACTACGAAGCTCCGCACAGTGTTCAATGGTTCCTGTGCAACATCTACAGGAATTTCATTGAACGACATTCTCCACGCAGGACCCAAAAcgcaaattgacatttttgatgtGATGTTGAGAATCCGTTGCAGCAGGATTCTATTCGCTACTGACATCACCAAGATGTTCAGACAGATTGAGGTCGACTCGCTTGATTGGCCGCTTCAGTGCATTCTCTGGATAGATGAGAATGACTTAATAGACGCTTACTGTCTCAAGACAGTCACATACGGAACCGCTAGTGCACCTTTTGACGCTGTACGTGTGCTTATCCAACTAGTAAAGGATGAAGGACACCGCTTTCCGCTAGCTGTTGCTCCAATGTTGAAAACACGCTACGTAGATGACATCTACGGTGGAGCGGACAACGAAGAAGACGGGGTCAAGGCTGCAGTACAAACAAAGCTCTGTGTGCAGCAGGCTGCTTCCCGCTTGCCAAATGGGCTAGCAATAGCCCACGGTTACTCGCTGAAGTCGCTCCAGAAAAGCAGCTGGATACACCGCTTAAGGAAATCAGTGATGCACCAGTAAAGGGGCTGTTCATAAATTACGTAAGCATAATTTGGAGCATTTTACAACCCCCCTCCCCCCATGATAAGCATTAGTAAGATTTTGAACTGATGCATCCACCCCCCTCTGAAATCTTACGTAAGATATACATCAATTTTGGGCtttaaataagttaaaaaatatttttaatttttaacaaatgccATTGAAACGTAGTAGATTTAAAGGGAACGCTATGGAATGCGCCACTTCTTATTTAgagaatttatcaattaataaattaaatcttaGATTCTAACCATTCAAGGTACGTTTCAAAATGTGAGTTCTGCCTGGCTCCAGAGACTCGGTTACTTATAAAATCTAAGAATAAATACCTTGAACTGGCTGTAAAACTAATAAAACCAACACCAATACTTATGTATAGCTTATTAATTAGGAAGTCGAGTAGGTGTTACTTCTCCGGGTGAACTGGAACACGTGGCCTCTGGTACATGTTCTGGTGAATCCACCTTAAACCGCGTACTAGGAGTGGGATGTAATGGCAAGATGCAAATAACTGATTGACTTATTCGTTGGATAATTTGcttattaactataaaataaattattttaaccaCTGATGCCTAACTTGGCAACATTCACACACGAACTGGAGCTAATTAGTAATATTAGGTGCTTCGAATATTACTAATAATATATCAAACTGTTCTGACTGAACAGGCAAAGTGAATCAaactatttattacaaaataggCAAAAACGGATTAATTAAACTTGACGGACAAggttgaatttttcaaattaacacCAACTGGGTAAGATTCAACCTTATAAACCCCAAAtggattatttaaactattccAACTGAATAGGATtctattactttaatttttactatgtaCATCAACTAgcatttttaacaaaaataaaagattctgaCACTGATGTCAGCTTCGCTCTTTCTGCCTTGTTTTAACAACTTATTACCAAACAATACTGTGTGTGACATTATCGATCGAGAATCTTAGTAGAAAAGTAATTTAAGTTACTGACtactgaaataatttaaaaattttgcttacgTAAGATTTGTCTACTAGCGCCCTCCCCCCTAAGTAAGCATGCATAGAGATTCAGATTGACCCCCTAATGAGTGCTTACGTAATTTATGAACAGCCCCAAAAGTCCTGGGCATGTACTGGAATTCACGCACTGACGCTCTCGAGTTCAAGTACACGCTACCGCCAGAGACGCCCAAGACAAAAAGAGCTATTTTGTCTGAAATCGCTAAGCTGTATGATCCGCTAGGACTTCTCGCACCAATAGTCGTCAAAGCCAAGATCTTTATGCAAAATCTGTGGCTAGATAGAGTGTCATGGGATGAACAATTGTCACCATCACTCATTCACAAATGGACTGGATACCGCGAGGATCTTTGAAACATCGAATCCATCCGCATTCCACGCTGGAATAATATAGCACCTGGAGCAACTATGGAATTGCACGGGTTCTCAGACGCTTCGCAAAACGCTATGGCTGCCGCTGTTTATTTGAGAGTCACTGACGCTGATGGGAACACAAAGGTCTCACTTTTGTGTTCAAAAACGCAAGTAGCACCGCTGAAGACCATGACAATCCCACGCTTGGAATTATCTGCCGCATGGTTGCTAACACAACTGATACTTCATGTCAAAGAAGTTCAGTCGCTTGAAAATGTCAGGATCAATCTCTGGACTGACTCCGCTGTGACTCTCGCATGGATTAAAAGTCCAGCAATCCGCTGGAAGACATTCGTCCGCAATAGAGTGGGAAAAAACCAAGAAACGCATCGAGATGTCTCCTGGAAATTTATTCCAGGAAAACAAAACCCCACTGACTGCGCTTCAAGAGGTATACCTACGCTAAAACTGAAACAACACGCTCTCTGGTGGCATGGACCAACTTGGCTTCATGAACCAGAATCCTCTTGGCCCACTCTGGAGCCTCCAACCGACAACGCAACGCATCGAGAAGAACGCCAAGGTCTGACACTAGTAACTTGGAAAGCAGAAAATTGCCTGCTCCAACAATTACTGTCGCATTACACGCAGCTGTTTCCACTGCTACGGAAGCTTAGCATCTGGCATCGTGCCATCGACCACTTTAAAGGAGTTCCACAATCTTCGCTGGCCTACCCGCTTACTCCATCAGACCTGGAGCGCGCTAAATTGACCTTGATTAAGTTCACTCAAGGACAATACTTCGCTAGAGAGATTCACACGCTACAAGATGGTGATGGTCTGCCTAAAAATAACAGCATCACTAAGCTGATTCCGTTCATCGACCATCAGGGGTCCTGAGAGTCGGTGGCCGCTTGAAAACGCATTGCTGGACCCAGAAGAGAGGCATCCAGCGATTCTACCGCGACAATCACCGcttacatcaattttgattGATGATTCGCACCGCAAAACGCTTCACGGAGGTACTCAGCTTACGCTCGCTGACTTACGCAAGAGTGTCTGGATCATTGGAGGCCGTGTTCCAGTcagatcatttattttacgctGCGTTATCTGCACGAGACATCGTGGTGAACGCGCTCAACAGTTGATGGGTCAACTACCCGCTGCACGAGTAAATCCAACTCGAGCCTTCTTGCATACAGGACTCGACTACGCTGGACCTATCACGCTGAAAACGTTTCAAGGACGTGGAGCAAAAACATACAAAGGCTGGATTGCAGTCTTTGTATGCATGTTCAGTTCAGCTGTACATCTAGAGCTAGTAACTGACTACACCGCTGCCGCTTTCATCGCCGCTTATCGCCGCTTCACTGGTCACCGAGGTATCTGCCACACGCTATATTCAGACTGTGGAACCAATTTTGTAGGAGCAGATAAAGAGCTGAAACGACTATTCGCTGCAGGATCCCGCACATTACGAGAATTATCAACCTTGATCGCTCAAGATGGCACGAACTGGAAATTCAATCCGCCTGGAGCTCCACATTTTGGAGGAAAATGGGAAGCCGCTGtgaaatctatcaaatttcaCCTTCGAAGAACAATCGGAGACTCGCTGTTGACGCTTGAGCAATATTCAACGCTACTGGCTCAAATTGAAGCCATATTGAATTCCAGACCGCTCACACCGCTGAATGAAGATCCTGCTGACCTGGCTGTACTGACTccagatcatttcttaatcggACAGTCACTGACCGCTATCCCAGAGCCATCGCTGACAGATTTACAACCTGCTCGGCTCTCGCACTGGGAACAAGTCCAGCAAATGGTTCAACATTTCTGGAAACGCTACTACCAGGACTGCATCTACCGCTACCAGGCCATTTCAAAGTGGCATCATCGACGCAACCAGATCAAGGTGGGTTCAGTAGTACTGATCACCACTGAGGATCTCCCGCCAACCAAGTGGCCATTAGCCAGTAATTGCTGTCCATCCAGGTGAAGATGGACAAATCCGCGTAGTAACTGTTAAGACAGTTAACACAGAGCTGGTACGTCCAATTACAAAGCTCTGTGTCCTGCCGCTAACGCATGAAGAAGATGATCTTGTCGACGCAGCCGCCAACCCGGGGGAGaatgttcggtgaacaaggcccagtagcgattaactcgctcctgggggacacccaaattcaagagacgcacctgtccaccgctagttcccgcaaaaatcgaaccgccaatagaaaatcagcctctcgatcacgtcatgaatcgaccgctttattggctgatcgctcccactagacatgcgcaatagccttcttccccaactcaacgaggaagaagacggactattgttattatctttcgcttctacgctttcgctgcatcaagtcgccattagtatttctttactttcgctttttgttaataaaccgcatttcgcttattttataatttaaattgcttaaattaaccgctaataattcgctttaatttgttataggtaaattgtgttaacagtgcatttatttcaccgctttttcagtgccggcaaagtgttcaaccacgtgtcaactggcttcgcttttgcaacccacgctgtaatttacaaatccgcttttatcttaacaatccgctattaaaaatattaaatattgagtgtaattaatgtaaataaattactagtgttatttttgataataaattacgcgttttaattgagatatccaacctaaacctgatccccgcttttccgctctttctgCAATTATTCACTgtttatcttaaattaatatctctaatgtaaaatcaattttaataatttagaatTCATTTTATactaagaaattaatttgtataatgaaaaattaatagtttgtaatccaaaattaattatttctcatctgaaatcaattttcttaattttaaattaaatatttatggtATCAAATCACATATTATAccatgaaattaattatttctaatgaaaaattaattttcaaacaaactattattgatatatttgatgttattattttttatcttcagaaattgattatttatatttaaaaagtagtttttatattatcaaatttataatatatagttttaaatgaatttttatagtaaaaattaatttaaaaatttgaaatcaattaacataaaattgatttttataattcgaaattaatcaatatattattaattgaatatcTAATCTTGTATCCGGCGTTGCCTCATAAAACACTCAGGGTCTCTGCCTAACGACGAAAAGTGCAGCGCTTGCACTTTAAAGGACAATCACTCGGACAACACCTCGATCACGCTTTGAGCACACTGTTTCCACGTTCTGTCAAATTTGCAATTTtagactaataaaaaattcaactctCTTCCAAAATTACGATCCGGGTGTATAAAACCACCAAACACCACAGATCAAACGTTCACTCTTTTATCAAAGAATATGAAGGAAGGTATCTTCGTAGAACCCGTGTGGGTCCTTATATCGCGTTACGTATAAGGCAGTATACAGCACTCGGTCGCGTATACAAAATCTAAATTCATCTCAACTTTTAACTTATCTTCTACGAACCACGACAGTGTGCTTTTCGAGCAGAATCGAGGGCCCCGTGTCCGTTGTAATATCTTAATTATAACTTGTcgttctattatttattaacggCGGATCTTAGTGTCTGTCAGAGTCGTTACTCTGTTTACGAACTCATTTAATAAACATTCTAAACcgttaaaatataattataagtatatagttataagtGAAATACCGTGCATTGAGTGCGTCTCGCCCATAGggcaaataattgaataaaatacaaaaccaGAACTTCTTGCTTCACTTCATTCTAAATTAAGATCCTGAACGTCTTCTAGTACATCGATCTACACCACGAGAGAAGGAGGAGAAGTCAATCGAGGACCTACCGATCGACTTGTTCCAAATCCAAAATCGACAATATAAATCATAAAGACAACTGTAAGTTCAGTATTCGATATCGACTTCCCTTTTATTTCGCCGTTGGAACTCCTGGTGACCGGAAGGCGTTCGAAAttcacattaaaaataaaactcttgtAGCTTGCCTACAAGAGAAAATCTATCTAAAAGCGTGTCCGAGCCTCCTCAAGGCCCACTCtaccaataattatttaattataattaattcggaCATAACAGATTAGATTTTTGGTGGCAGCGGTGGGATTCGAACGCATCCTTTCGGCTTACCACAAACGGTAGTCccgttaaaattttcaaaacttttacttttcaaaaatttcgggCTAAAACCATcacaaaattttagaaaacaaAATTCCTTTATCTTATGATCGAATCGATccttttttattcatatccTTCAATCCATTTCAATTTGCTTCAATTAAAGTATTAACTCCTAAAGTTATagaactttaatttttaaattaaaaattttttttgattgcgAATAAAAAGTACCATATATTATTCCTCTTGCacataaacattaaaatttttttttgccgtcaaaaattatatttcagtTCATTGACACACTTTAAATCTCTTCCATTTAAATTCGTTATCGTAATACGCTTAGTATCACATTACGTGTAGGTTACGAGTCAGTGTACTCTTATACTTACATACCTTTTTTTTGCTGACGCGAAAATTTTTGCGAAGTACGTACTCACAACTGCAACCTAGTGTTGAGTAAAACTTACGATTTGCTTACGAGGTTCTGCTGCAATACTAGCAGTGCCTTTATACGGAAATCAGTTTCAAAGCACTTTGCTGCTGTCTATCGAGCAATGAGACTGTTCTTGAGATTGATCTTCCGGTTTAGCAAACCGTAAGTCAACTCTTTACATTTTGCGACTCAAGTTTTCTTTCTCGCTGCTGTCTATCGAGCAACGAGAAATCATAGAaaatcttgattcaaaattatacAGGACAAGGCTTTATAGTAccaatttatctaaaattaaaattattcattattatttttttgttgtcgATCTATTTACTTTTCTGATTAAGCCATGGAATGCTAACTATAGCACCCAAAAGAAAATAACTAATGGTACGACATTCACGTAgcgattttaaatttcaaatcagAAAGGCCTATTCAGACTTCTTTAGTGGCCAAATCTATCACCGCCCCATAATAGAATCCCGTTATTGGGAAGATCCTACCTTTGTCAACTCCTCTACCCCGGTCATAAGAGAAAGAAATATTACTCTTGTTAATAAACCGGAAAATTGTATCAAAAATCGATCGATCCAAATTCCATCGAGGAATATAGAGGACAGACCCTTACAAGAACTGAACGACGCAGTCCCTATCGACGCCCGTACGAAAGTTATCAACTGGATAAATCAAATCCCAGTAATTCAGTTAAATTGCCTTGTCGAAGAACCATTATCCAAAAGCCTAGGATAATAAGCATCGTCTCAGCTCCAGCCGgactatttaaaatacttactCGGCCGATAAACAACGATCATCATGGCACCTCCGAACCCAGAGCAAGCTGCAGTGGCAGCCGCAGCATCAGGAGTGGGCCAGAGAAGCTGAGCGTCTCCGCAGAGAGGAAGAGGAAGCCAACAACAACGCCAATCGACCTGGAGTCAAATTGTTCGATCTCACGTGAAATGAAcctgagaaaaattattacaaaatcacCAAAGAGATGGTGGAGGAAGAAGCTCTACCCACGTTCACCAGAGACGGAGATGTCAGCTACAAAGAATTCGACCGCCAGTTAAAAGAATGGCTCCATATGATGCCCGAAACTAACCAACAACCCTTCATTGGTCGTATTTTACGGAAGCTCAAGGGCCGTGCAAAAAACGTCGTAGAAGATATGGAAGTTCGGACCGTACAAGAACTCGTCAGCGTTCTACGTAGTCACTTTCGACTTGGAGATCCTCTCCACATAAATCTTGCAAAACTGACTTCGGCCCAGAGAGGAACTTATAAAGCAGTGGAAAGTTTTTACTATCGACTGAGGTCCAATCTCCGAAAAATTCAAGCAGCAGTTCCGGATAACGACCACGAGGATATCACCAATCAACCCCGACGGTTAGCAGTCGACTTATTCTTCGAGTCTTTGCCAAATTACTTAAAATGCCTCGCCTCAACTCGTCAATACGCCACTATGACAGCTCTTTTCGAGTCAATTCAGGACCAAGCGCTGAAGTACGACAACAACATTAGACTTCAAAATCTAAAGCCCTCTCAACGAGAATTTCCTCAAGATCGACATGGAAATCATTATTAAGAAATCTTAAGAAGTAAGAAGACCCTTTAGAGCCTTCTTTAAACTTGATGGGCGCTCGTCAGACCGAGGTAAAGACAAGCCAGCCCCAACTACCTCAACAAATGACGGCAGCCATGTACCGTCAATGCAACCAGTAAACGGAATCGCCCTGGTCACCGGCCGCGGACCAGTAATCACAgtcaaaaatccaaaatttctcAACAACAACTGTGAAATACTGATTGATTCCGAAGCAAACTACAATTTCATCAGCATCGAAGCCTTAGCTGACGACACTACCTTTAATTATGAAGATCTCGGACAAGTGGGGGGATCGGAACAAACAAACAACAGATCATCGGAATCGTCACACTCACGCTGTTTGATAAATCCATCCCATTCCGGATAGTACCTCGCTGACTAGGAGGGTACCTAGCCATCCTCGGTAGCGAATTCCTCGCCAAAGAACAAGCCAACATCTCATTCTACTGGCACACGATGGTACTGAGAAGCCAGCCCGTTCGCCCAATACCCTTTGTGATCCAGAGAGGATCCTGCGATTCTCAATTACTCGCAGTAAGTGGAGGCCCAAAGATTGACTTATGCTGTCCGGTCCTGCTGGGAAAATACCAGAGATTTATCATAGATACCGGAGGAGATGTCACCATCATCAATCAGTCAGCACTCAGCCTGGAACTTACATAAACCCGAACAACCGATTAATAGCACGGGAATCAGCGGCGAAGCAGTACAAACGCTCGGTACAGtcgagttaaaaatttatggcCTACCAGTCCAATGTCAAGTAAGCAGAGAAGATCTACCGGTCCCTGGAGTGGGGATACTCGGAAACGACTGGTTAGAACGTGAGAAAGCCGAGACCTCGTATTACGAACAAACTCTCACCGTCATGGCTCGACCTCTGCAACCTATATCTTTCAGTTTAGACATCTATGAGCCATCTACCTTCACCGCTCCTCGCAGAACAAAAATGATCGCTCcagtttttatcaaaaatccaGGACGAACTCAAGGATATTTGCCCCGAATAGACCTTCCAGTAGGCCAATTTATGGGCGAAGCTTTGGTCGCCGTAGATGGGGAAACAGCTACCTGTATGGTGTTTAATATGACTAACGAACCTGTCACCATCGAACTGGAGCCACAAATCCTCGAAGACTACGAATTTCACGTTGAAGATCCATCCAACAGCTCCAGTGAGTCACAAGACGATGGTCCAGCAGATATTAAGACCATCGAACAACGaacaacataaattttaaataaaattccacTAAAAGATCTTGATACGGAGCGACGTGAACAAATCACAGAAATAATCCATGATTTCACCGACATCTTCCATCTACCTGGGGATAAACTGGGATGCTCAAATCGAGCAACTTGTAAAATTCCAACTACAACTGACAAGCCAGTCCACGTGAAACAATACCACTTCCCCAAGCAACATCAAGATGAAATACAGCGACAAATCGACAACTTATTGGAACAgggaattataaaaaattccaaatctCCTTATAATTCCCCGGTATGGGTAATTTCGAAGAAAGCAGACCCCAAAACAGAAGCAAAGAAATGAAGAATGGTAATCGACTTCAGGGACTTAAATAAAATCTCCGTAGGAGATGCATATCCACTACCTTCTATAATCAGCATCCTGGACCAGCTGGGAGACTCTCTACTTTTCAGCGTCTTCGACCTTGCCAGTGGATTTCACCAGATCAAAATGGACCCTGAAGACGCCCACAAAACCGCCTTCTCCACTCCATTCGGACACTTCGAATACACAAGAATGCCCTTCGGACTTGAAGGAGCGCTAGCCTTCAAAGCCACCTTCCAAAAAAT harbors:
- the LOC123274272 gene encoding uncharacterized protein LOC123274272 encodes the protein MGSLRRLITRLSREREYSDMYRAFMAEYIQLGHMVRVPVNELPANAYFLPHHGVLKLDSATTKLRTVFNGSCATSTGISLNDILHAGPKTQIDIFDVMLRIRCSRILFATDITKMFRQIEVDSLDWPLQCILWIDENDLIDAYCLKTVTYGTASAPFDAVRVLIQLVKDEGHRFPLAVAPMLKTRYVDDIYGGADNEEDGVKAAVQTKLCVQQAASRLPNGLAIAHGYSLKSLQKSSWIHRLRKSVMHQ
- the LOC123274274 gene encoding uncharacterized protein LOC123274274, producing the protein MELHGFSDASQNAMAAAVYLRVTDADGNTKVSLLCSKTQVAPLKTMTIPRLELSAAWLLTQLILHVKEVQSLENVRINLWTDSAVTLAWIKSPAIRWKTFVRNRVGKNQETHRDVSWKFIPGKQNPTDCASRGIPTLKLKQHALWWHGPTWLHEPESSWPTLEPPTDNATHREERQGLTLVTWKAENCLLQQLLSHYTQLFPLLRKLSIWHRAIDHFKGVPQSSLAYPLTPSDLERAKLTLIKGPESRWPLENALLDPEERHPAILPRQSPLTSILIDDSHRKTLHGGTQLTLADLRKSVWIIGGRVPVRSFILRCVICTRHRGERAQQLMGQLPAARVNPTRAFLHTGLDYAGPITLKTFQGRGAKTYKGWIAVFVCMFSSAVHLELVTDYTAAAFIAAYRRFTGHRGICHTLYSDCGTNFVGADKELKRLFAAGSRTLRELSTLIAQDGTNWKFNPPGAPHFGGKWEAAVKSIKFHLRRTIGDSLLTLEQYSTLLAQIEAILNSRPLTPLNEDPADLAVLTPDHFLIGQSLTAIPEPSLTDLQPARLSHWEQVQQMVQHFWKRYYQDCIYRYQAISKWHHRRNQIKVGSVVLITTEDLPPTKWPLASNCCPSR